In Chiroxiphia lanceolata isolate bChiLan1 chromosome 7, bChiLan1.pri, whole genome shotgun sequence, the DNA window AATACAATTTAGACATTTGCTTTAATGGTACGtacttctctgattttttttttaatcagtttgaattatattttaaatctatTGTGATTTCATAATTGTGCGCACTTGActaaaagagtaattttaaacGCTGATAATTAAACCTTGGTGGTGATGTATTTTCCATTAACTAAATAGAAGTTTACATTTATAGAATTAAAACAACAGCATTTACCTAACGGGGAAGGCTCAATAAAATTAATACACTGAGTTTTAAggggggaaagagcagaaaaggcacCTTAATCAGTCGTACCAATTTCGAGCCCAGCCGTACATTGTATCCTAGAGGGATGCTACGAAGTGCGATGCAAATGCACCCGGCACCGAACCGGTACCGGAGCGGCACTtcaaagctttgttttcccGGCGATTCCTGAGCCACggcagctggagcaggctggTCACAGCTTGGAGTGATCCTGGCAATGGGGCTGCCCTCTCCTCTCGTCCTATCCTCTCACCGCAGCGTTTGGAAATGGGTGAGCGGGGGAAAACCGCAGGCAAACCCAAGCCGGTCCTTCCTGAGCCCGAAGCCCGCGCAGAAGGGCCCTCCGGCCCCACAGTGCGATGCGGTGGGGTGGGACAGaggggcagggaaggcaggcagggacgttttcccttctattttttttattcaggatAACCTTCGGAGTTTGTGTGGGTGCCTCTCTGGAGAAGAGGGAGTGGGAAACATGATAGCGAAAGGAGAGAGCCCGAACAGCCCAGGCTACACGGGCAGTAAATCACTCGCTCAATTATAAGCGCGGCTTCCTCTCTCCAATAGCTCTAAGCTATTTGGGGAGGCATCCTTTCCCCGCACTCTCGCAGGTGCAATATGAATCAATTATCTTAATTAAGATAATGCCGCAAACCCAAGAGATTTCATCGTGAGTGGATTTCGCGCCCCGGACAACTGTAAGGCGTTTCCACCTTGCTCTGCTTCCCCCGCAAAAAAACCTCCCTCCCGCCTGGCCGGGACGGGGCTCAGCCCCGTTAGCGTCCCGCGGAGGGGCCGCGCTCGCTGCCATCTCCCGCCACACCGGACCCCAGCCGGCCCCGGGATCTCCTCCTGCCGGggccaggaggcagcagctgaagcaggagtgggggcggccgggccggccCGAGCTTTGTTGGGACGCGTGCGGTTCGCGTGCCGCGCCgcgggaggagggggaaggggggaaggagagggagggagacagggagggaggaaagaaaggaaaaaaagagaagaaaaaggaaagaaaaagaaaaggaaagggaaaaaaaagaaagggaaaagaaaaaagaaatgcaaaaggaaaaattaagaaaaaaaaaaaaggaaagaaaacggaaaagaaaatcaaaggaTTCGGGAGGAAGAATAAGCAGAAGCCGAATTAGAGGCCAGATGGAGAAGGAGGAGTCTGTAggtcagggagaaaaaaaaaaaaaaaagacatgctTGGAGCGATAAAATCAAGCGACTGGGGAAAGGAGAGACAGGGAAGGTGGGAAACCGGAGCCATTGAGCCAGGCAAGGGACGGCCcgagcagggaaggcagagcttgGGAGATCGGTAAGAATAGCATTGCCGAAGCGGCGAAGCGGCAGAGAGCCCCGGTGCATCCAGAGCGCAGCGCCCGTCCTGTGCCCCGACGGGCCGCACAACAGTGCCTCGTTCCTCTCGGCCTGGCTCCTCCACGGCCACGCGTGTCACCGGGCCGAAACGAGCCCCCCGCGCCGGGCTCGGCGGATTTAAGCCCCTCTCTCCGACTGCCTGCCTCTTTATTTGTCTCTCTACTCATCTGTCTATCGACAAcgtgttgattttattttgctccCAGGGAAAATGACTCCGTTGGTCATACTCAGAAGCACACGAACACCCCAAAGCTCTCACCGCTCCCCGGGATCCGGCTTTCTGCCAGTGCCCTCCTCCCGGTACTTTTGCCTAGTGTTTCCCCAGCGCCCCATAATCCCGGGAGTATTCCCAGTCAGTACCATTTAAAGACGGGTGACATTTTCCAGCAGCCGAGACAGGGATGGACCAGACCCATCCCTCTCCCGCGCCCTCCAAACCTGTTTGTACCTCACCGCTTCCAAAAAGCGTCCCCACTCCAGCCGCTCCCCGTTAACGGGGTCGCGTTCTCGAGGGAGCAGCCGGCCCGGCGGGAGGCCCGGGCCAGCCGCCCTGGGCACAGGCATCCTCCCGGATCCTGACCCCGGGACCCCTCTATGGTCAGAGAAGGCTCGCCACGAGCAGGGGCTGCCCTTCGGTGGGACGGCTCTTTCCTCCCCGCCGTGCCTCAGGGAAGGGCCGCAGCCGCCGGTAACCCGAGGGCACCCCGCTCCAGCCCCGCTCTCCCGACCCGGCGATACACTCCACTCTGCTGGCCCTCATTTCCCACGGAGAACCGGCCAGCTTGGAAATAACAAAACGCAGCCGGTTGCCCTCTGTATTTGATTACTTCCTCGGAGTCCCCTCCTGCCGCCCCGCCAGCCCTGGGCTATGTAGGTCACcaacaggagaaaaacattttaaaaataacccgacctggaaaaatatcttccaaaACCTTCTCCTTGGGGTGGAATTAATTGTTTCTCATTTAAAGCCTCAAGaggtgaaaattattttattttatttttattgattaaaTATCCAGATAACGTGCGCCGGTAGCACAGCTATCGTGCGAGGGGGCTACCTCCCCCCTTAAAGTGCATCTCTAAGATTCGTTCGGCGTTTGCAAACTCCATCGAGGCGTTTAAAGACTTTAAAGCCACCACTCTTGGCGTCTTTCTTCCAAACTTCCCGTTAACCGGTGCATTCCCATCGAAAAGCCAGGGAAAGCAAACCGGAGCTTGGTCCACGGGTGGGCACAGCAATCACGGGACGTCCGTTTTCCCCATCACCGGAGAAATCCGGGGACGGGGGTTAACTGGGGGTCTGTGGTGGTGAGGGAGCGGCAACGACTGGGACGGGGAGTCTCAGAGGCGCCCGTTAGGAGATGCTGAGGGCGGGCGTCGGGGACCCAGAACAATAGGAACAATGCGGCTCCACGGGCCGGCGGCCCCTGGGTGGCGGGTGCGGTGCGGTGCGGAGCGGTGCGGTGCCACCCCGGTATCGCCGGCGGGTCCCGCGCGGTGACAGATGGCGCGGCCCGGCAGGTCACCGGGGGCGTGGCGGCTCCGCGGGCGGGCGCGGGCCCGCATACAAATCAGGGGCGTCACGTGGGgggggcgccgccgccgccgccgcctgaCGTGGGCGGCCATATGGCGCGTGCCaccgggcggggcggggcgcggggcggggcggcggcggccgccgcggTACCCGGGTCCCGGTGCCGGCCCCCCGCCGCGCATCCTCGGCCCCGCTATATAACGGGGGGAGCCCGGCGCTGCGCAAcctcggggaaaaaaaaaaaaaccgccACACACACGAGCGGCGCCCTCGCACGGAGAGCTGTGCCGGGGTTATGAGACCGTCACCGCGAAGGAGAGGCTGAGCAACGGAGGTAACGGGAAACCGGGTTTTCGCCCCCCGCGGGAAAGGGGTTGGCGGCGACTGCCGGGGTGGGAGAGGGCCCCGCGAGGTCGAGGCGGACGGGATCTGCCTCTGCCGGAACGGCTTCGGTTTTTTTATTGTCGCTTGCGATTGTTGCTGCCGGTGTGTGCGGGCACACCTGTATCCATCCATACACGCACACATACATAagtgtatacatatatgtggGTAAATGTGTATGTGCGCCCGTgcacacatataaatatatatgtgtgcgTGAATTTATACAGGGGCATATTACATGTGTTAATGTGTTTCCACCTATGCTGCTACCTCCGAACTTCCagctccctttcctcctccGAGCGCGGTCGCCACGGTCCCACCGCGGGTTTGCGCCTCGGCGGGCGGGCGGCATTGTTTCTTCACGGTGTGCCCGATGCTACCGGTGAATGGTCGCAATTCCACACGAAATGTCCCCGTGGAAAGGGGGGGACGATGCCCGTCTGCAACGGAGGGGACGACGGAGACGGGAAACTGGGGCCAGTCTCGCACCTGTTACCACGGGTGGGGGCCGCGGGAACCCAGTGACAGTTCTGTGGCAGAAGGCGGGACCGGGGAGCAGGTGCTCGGCGCCCGCTGGGGCGGCACAAGCCCCGCGCAAGGAGGCGGCAAGGGGGAGCCGCGGAGAGCGGCGGGGACAAGCGTCACGGGTGGCCATCCGTCCCTGCgggtgtgtgtgcgtgtgtccGCCTTTCCCCCTGCCCTATTCCGTAAGagtgtttgactttttttccaaaacaaaacaaaccaacccaatGTACGCTTGGTCCACTCGCGTCGTGCCGCCCGAGCTGCCTCCCTCACGTATAATCTGTTTATATTCCCCGCTAATATCGGCGAGTTACATAATAGCATTTGAACATATGTGAACTTAATTATAAGACAGGACCGCGGAGACAATTAAAAGTTTGCCCTGACACGGTGGGGAATCTAAACTTCCCTCgggagggggcggggggagcggggaggTGGGTGCGGGAGGATTCTCCCCGCGGGCGACCGGTCGGGACCACGAGCGCTGCTCTGGGTGCTGACACgtctcttttctgtctcctccGCGACGCAGAGGCTCACCATGACCAAGTCGTACAGCGAGAGCGGGCTGATGGGCGAGCCCCAGCCGCAGGGCCCCCCGAGCTGGACGGACGAGTGCCTCAGCTCCCAGGACGAGGAGCACGAGGTGGACAAGAAGGAGGAGGATCTGGAGGGTCTACACGCCGAGGCTGAGGAGGACTCGCTGCGGAACGGtgaggaggaggacgaggaggacGACTtggatgaagaggaggaggaggaagaggaggaggaagacgACGACCAGAAGCCCAAGAGGCGGGGCCccaagaagaagaagatgacCAAGGCACGCATGGAGCGATTCAAGCTGCGGCGCATGAAGGCCAATGCCCGGGAGCGCAACCGCATGCACGGGCTGAACGCGGCCCTGGACAACCTGCGCAAGGTGGTGCCCTGCTACTCCAAGACGCAGAAGCTCTCCAAGATCGAGACCCTGCGCCTGGCCAAGAACTACATCTGGGCACTCTCTGAGATCCTGCGCTCGGGCAAGAGCCCGGACCTGGTCTCCTTCGTGCAGACCCTCTGCAAGGGCCTGTCGCAGCCCACCACCAACCTGGTGGCCGGCTGCCTGCAGCTCAACCCGCGGACTTTCCTCCCcgagcagagccaggaggtgCCGCCGCacgtggcggcggcggcggcggcgggcgcgccCTTCCCGGCGCATCCCTACCCGTACCAGTCTCCGGgcctgcccagccctccctACGGCACCATGGACAGCTCCCACCTCTTCCACCTCAAGCCGCCGCACGCCTACGGCGCCGCGCTGGAGCCCTTCTTCGAGAGCGGGCTGGCGGAGGGCGCCAGCCCCGCCTTCGACGGGCCGCTCAGCCCGCCCCTCAGCGTGAACGGCAACTTCTCCTTCAAGCACGAGCCGGCCGCCGACTTCGACAAGAGCTACGCCTTCTCCATGCACtaccccgccgccgccgccgcgctggCCGCCGCGCCCGCCCACGCCGCCATCTTCCCGCCCGCCGCCTCCCGCTGCGAGATCCCGGTGGACGGGCTGGCGCCCTACGAGGGCCACCCGCACCACGAGCGCGTCCTCAGCGCCCAGCTCAACGCCATCTTCCACGACTGAGCCTCCCCGCGCCGAGCGAGGGCAGGGGGAGCGCCGAGCCCTGCCGCCCGACACCGCCTTGTTTACAGGGGGCAGCTCGGCGggtcccgccgccgcctccggGGCCGCCGCgttcccccccgcccccgctcACCCGCTGTCTTTGCTTCCGCTCCTCCGAGCGACGCTGTAAATTGGGGTAGGGGCATTGGGATCGCGTCAATTACCTGATCGGAATAACAAAATCACAAGCAATAATTAGGATCTATGCAATTTTTAAACTAGCGATGGGCcaattacaaaatatatatgaaatctATATTTTTCAACCAACGTTTTACTACTTGTTACCTTTCCCatgctgaattattttgttgtgattttgtacagaatttttaatgactttttatAACGtgaatttcctattttaaaCCATGCAGCTTCATCAATTTTTATACATATTGGAAAGGTAGAATTATATCTAATTTATACAAAATGATTTAACTAATTTAAACCAGCAGAAAAGTGCTTAGAGAAGTTATGTTGCCTTAgcacttctttccttttcaaatagatgaagaagaaaaaaaaatgcacaatcCGGGCAATTTCTTTCCCATGCaagtctcttcttttttctttctttatttctttttccttttccccataCAATAAGAACCAGATCCCCTAGGTCTTGAGAAGATATAAGAACGATAGACTTATTTTCTATCAGAACATATCAATTCAACACATTACTTGCACAAACTTGTATATAAAGATTATAAGCAAATGCCAACACCCTTTTTAAATCGAAAGCTGCTTGACTATCACATACAATTTGCACTGTTTCTTTTTAGTCTTTGAACCCCTTGGCATTCcgtggttttgggtttttttttttcgttttttgttttttgttttttttttttttctgttttttttttttttttttttttaaagataactTGAAGATGTTAATGTTTCCAGGCGATATAAATGCATGATTTTATACATGTTCACACAATCCGTGGTTGTCATATGCTCATTTTATAAATCGGAACCGAAATCTAATCAGGTTGTTAAAGTCGGGCTATATACCTATTGTAGTCGATTAGTACGGTAGCTTGAAACAAATTCAAACCATTTAATCCGTAATTAGAACAATAGCTATTGCATGTACAATGCAGTCCAGAATAAGTGCTGTTTGAAATGTAACGCTGGTTCAACTGGAATCAATCTGTACTGTAATTTTGTTTGTAATCCTGTATATTATGGTGTAATGCACACTGGGATTTTAGAAAAACATCCATCCTTTGGAAACAACATAGTATTGAACATTTGGTCGAATGTTGCATTTCTCCttaaatgtgatttattttttttcttagtgtaaGTAATTCCTATGGGATTATTGTTTTATTCGGATAGCTCATGAAAGGTGCAACACTTATTATTTGTAGAATAAAATTGGACTAAAAAAAAGGACACGGATTCTTTACTTACCTTGAGGAGTACCAGGGGAAGGGGGCAGGGGGTGTTGGTTTGTTTACAGCGAACCCTGCTATTTGCAATGCTGATTTGTTGAATTAGGGAAACGAAGGCAGAGACGCGGTTCaccagagagctggagctgcgGCTGCCGGCGCGGGATGCGCCGAGCGCCCCCGGCCCGCTCAGCCCGGCCACTGCCGCCTTCGGGGCTCCCCTCTCGGGCTCCCAACCCTCCCCGAACCGCGGGAGCTCCCGCGCCTGGCCAGGACCGGCACACCGGGAGCGCGGCTGCGGCCGGCGGCAGCAGGTGCGCCTTCCCCTGCAAGGCAGACCTGGACCCAGCGCCATCGATTCACCgtcccctccttttccccaaaaGGGAAACGTGTTTCTTTAATCTACACTGATTATTCCGAGGCTTAAGAAACCCGGAGACACAATCTGCGGGAGAGCAATTCCCCTAATGATCAGGAACAATTATCAACAGGTCTTTGCCTCCGACCATCAGATTTAAGACGTTACCTGAAATACTTTATGTGAAGCCTGCCACAAAGCGGAGGtatttcacaaatatttcatttaaatccAGCAGAAAGTGAACAGGCATCCTGACGCGAACATCCTCGTCCCCTATGGAcgaaggattttttttttccccgggAGAAATCAAGCTATTGACGTCTATTTCGAAGGTGTTTATAGCTACGGAAATCCAACGCGTAAGCACGGCGAACCCGTCCTAGAGGTGCAACACACCCCTCTCCCAGGCTTCCCTGCTAAAAGCACACTAAAAACTGATTGCGACGCCGAGTGATGCATTTTACAGCATCTCCCTGCATTTCGCCTGAGCCTGCAGCTCTAAAACTGTTACTGaatctgaaaagaaagcaaaaggcaaCTTTTCAAGCACCCGATTAACCTTTCTCAGTTAGTGGCAACAGAGCTAAATGTACCCTAGATAACCCGAGGGGGAGTAAATGAATGTCAGCTTTTCAGATAAAATTGAAAAAGCTGACCCAGGCCTGCTCGCCTTTTGGTTATGCACCTTCTTCTTAAACATAAGGATTCTTCTAGTCAGTCAAGGGGCAACTCGCATGCCACCATCTTTTATTCAAAGGCAGGCACAGATGTTCCTTCTGCAGGGGAGgttttaatttatgaaaatgaTATTGTTTATGCATGAATGCACTCTGCATAACACACAGTACTTCCATCTGATGAGAGAAATACCACAGAACCAGTGCCAATGTCAGGAACATATTCTGCAAATTTAGTCGCTTAAATGTTTAATGAATATTTGGAAGGCATTTCCAAACCACAAGAAACCTTTTcaattaccttttctttttccactgttAATAACAAAATTCAACTCCTCTAGCCAATGCAACTTACTTAAAAGATCTACCTAGGCTATCTGAATGTTTGCTACTGTGATACTTtagaaaaagcaatattttaatgttatgaACAAAGTAATAAGGAAAATGAATTAGGCATTTTGGTAACTGGAGGCTCCATTTTACAAATCGCTTGTGAGTCTTGTTATTTCAATTAGTTTTgggtgctttttttctcccactgccCCTATAAAATATTGGAGatctttccccctcccccgcTTTGCTAATGCTTCTGATGTCTCCGTGATATTTCTTTCATACTATTAACATCAAGCCAAGTCTTGAAATTTCTGCTCATGACTCCCACAGGAGGGTCTATCAAGGTCTCTTTTAATGGAAAGAATTACTCACACTGTTCCTCTCCTATAAACATATCACTAATTAACTAAGGCTATAGTGGGATTATCTGACTTCCGCATGCAGAGAAAACTCTGGGGTTGAGTTGtacccacccacccacccacccacacacacacacacacacacacacacacacacactgaatcATCTGACACAGGtctgaaactgtatttttgttgtGACCAATGGCCCTTCCCTTCTTTACAACATACCTCCTACAGCAGAAATTGCTCTGCCACCAGTGCATGCTTGAGGAGACCTCAGTGAAATCTCTGCAGGTACAGTACATAAGTAATCATGACTTGCAGCTTTTCCCTTGGTGCTCTGAAGCAACAGAAGAGGATCTGGAGTTTGTGGCCCCCTCATTGCCTGTGATACAGCTGAGGCCCCAGCTATGGCAGAGGAAGTTCAAATGGTGGAATCCCAGGTTACATCCACAAGAACTCAGAGACTGAAGTCTCAGGTTTCACATAGCCCAAATGAGAAATGTGCCTGAAAAACATCAGATTTGGTTCACTGGCTTCAGAAGTGAAGGGAAGTAGATTCAAGGAGAACCAAGATTCCCGAATTCaatagaagaaaacagagcactGCTTTCTCCAGAAGATACTGTTCtagatttttaataaactgaTAGTAGAAAGCAACATGCAATTCCAGAGCTAATAGGGATTAGTGGAAATAATTCTAAACTAAGTTTTGAGAGCAggtgaaacaaatattttctatctCCTGTAACAGTAAAAATTCTTGCAATTATTTCAATATTGTACCTGATCAATCCGCCATGATCTTAACAATTGCTTTTGACATATCAAAAATGAgtctattttaaaataggatACAATACTTCTGTTCAAAGAACCATTTTGTCAAATAGTTTTAGAAATTGCAAAGTTAAtttccattctctttttttatatttaaagtatgcaaagagaaaaacaatcaaacaaaatcCATTCATTCCTATTGAGGAAGAACTCACAGAAATGAAACTTGGAGTTCTACCTGGTGCTGTAGCAGGGAAAATATGTagacatttgtttttgtttttattaaccAGGATGGGAAGTATGgtaatttcagaaattacaaGTGGTCTACACTCTTTCCTTAACTGAAAATCCCATGATCCAAAAGTCTTGAAAAATATAGTACATAAATAAATGTTGAGACATCGAGTTGAAGATCTACAAATAGActgttatttaaatatgtacataagtggttttttaaataattcatataTGTATTTAACAAACTGTCAGAAGCTATgcaatacaaaattaaaactgacAATGCTCTCAAAGCATTCTCTTAAGTATTTAGGTTGCCTACAGGGTATGTAAAACATAGAATACCAGCCCTAGTTTTCAGTTTCCTATCTTGTAGTAGTTTGCAGTATAGAGTTAACAGCATTTTGTATGAAATAGAAGCAACTAAGATTTACACATTTACACTCATTTTGGTGACAGAGCAATAGAAAAaagattcagagaaaaaaattattgcctTAAAGAGATAGCATATCGACCTTAATGCAAGCAAAAGACAATGTCCTCTGATCAAGACAttcttattttatattcttcCCATTACCACATTTTTCTCTGATTAAGATCAATATCCGTTCAAGGGGTCTCAGGAATTACTTCAATTTCAGACTGCATTCCTGCAGCTTCTTATGCCTGCTTAATAATTTCACTTGTTATTCTTGCAAATATTTGTCCATTTCCTtacctgcttttatttctcttgtttttaatgctttccCTCTTTTGAGAATAGAGAAAGATGTACAGTAATAGTAATTCTCTTTTCTAGAGACCATTCATGCCATTTTCCTTCAGAATAATTTATGATTTTGCTTACTGTCCAAAAAGTTTGGTGTTCTGCttgatgtctttttttcagtcacagtAAACCAACACAACAGAGCTGAATTAATATTGATAGTTACAAAAGATTCTTTTCTAAAGTAGAGATGCAAGAAGGGAGCATACTTAGGATAGCTAATATCTGGGAATGAACAGCTGAAGAAGAACTGACTATATACTAAACCTTCATTGTATAAACACGCATTGTAGCCAGAAAAACATACAAGCCAAGGGTATGCTGCCAACTTTCTCCAGAAGCAAATCTCCATTAGCTACTGAAAACAAGCCAGCTACCAGAAACGTTCAGCTGAAATCTCCAGAATGGGCATAAGGTATTTTCCCCACAGCATCTCTTCATGTCTTCCTGTCTAAATTCCTGTTTCTTAACTTTGATATCACATTGTCCATGAACCAAAAACTGGCCTTCCCATTTCCTGACTATTTATCTCATTTCACTtttatacacatttttcttGAGGTGGGAGGAGCTATTTTCCAATAGCATGCCTTACCTTCTTGCTCTCCTTCAGTAAATGCTAATTGTACTTCCCTCACTAACTGTTTCTGCCACAGGTTGTCCTacttctttcttcatttcacaagttgcttctgaaaaacagttttgaaactCTTACTACTTAGCATTTAGACAGTAAGAGATGATTTCCAGAGAGAAACACTGTTATTTAAGAAGAGGTTAGCTCCTCTACTTGTTTCCTACTGCCTTTTGTCTGGGAACAGAGGATGCTTTCCTCTGTGCTCAAGGCCATGACATGGAGCAAAATCTCCTCTGGGTCTAGATTGGTGACAAGCTCCCAGAAATCACAAGGGAGATCTCCCCTCCCTCATGCAAGAACTGTGTTTTAGAAGAGGCTCTTATGCTTGGTGTCTGCCTTCATGATATTGCAACCATGTTTGTGCCTGGCCATAGCCAGATCCTGACCCACAAACTTGATATCCTTGCTTGACCTTGGACCTGCCTTGACAATATGGGCTTCCCTGGTGACTGCTGGGCTAGCACTGACACTGGTTACTGTTACCAGACCTGACCGTATAACTCTGCTTTTCAGCTTGATGTTGGGCCTACTTTGTTACAAGGGGTTTGTCTAGCTAGCTAGACTCTAGGTTGATTCTACATAAGTAAACAGTTCTGTTTACCTTGGTCAGGTATGTGGGGATCCTACCTGGTTTGTAATCATTCTCAGCTCCACTTTCTTTATAAAccagcctgctcctgctgttccttAGAACTCCTCCACTTGACCTTCTAGCTGCTAAGGCTCTGAGACCACTATTAAGCCTTAAAAACCCTGAGCAACTCCATCTGCATCCCCCTCACTGACCTCACCCAAGGGCCTGGAGCTCTATTTAAGCTCACCCTGGTGATACAACATTTACagatgctgtgggatgctgaTTTTCAACTTGGCTACAACCCTGATCTGGCTATAAATCCTGCTGATCCAAACCTGCCTCATAATTGTGGACTCGGATGATGATCTGTATTCTTGATGGATTCTAG includes these proteins:
- the NEUROD1 gene encoding neurogenic differentiation factor 1; translated protein: MTKSYSESGLMGEPQPQGPPSWTDECLSSQDEEHEVDKKEEDLEGLHAEAEEDSLRNGEEEDEEDDLDEEEEEEEEEEDDDQKPKRRGPKKKKMTKARMERFKLRRMKANARERNRMHGLNAALDNLRKVVPCYSKTQKLSKIETLRLAKNYIWALSEILRSGKSPDLVSFVQTLCKGLSQPTTNLVAGCLQLNPRTFLPEQSQEVPPHVAAAAAAGAPFPAHPYPYQSPGLPSPPYGTMDSSHLFHLKPPHAYGAALEPFFESGLAEGASPAFDGPLSPPLSVNGNFSFKHEPAADFDKSYAFSMHYPAAAAALAAAPAHAAIFPPAASRCEIPVDGLAPYEGHPHHERVLSAQLNAIFHD